From a single Ornithorhynchus anatinus isolate Pmale09 chromosome 4, mOrnAna1.pri.v4, whole genome shotgun sequence genomic region:
- the CYTL1 gene encoding cytokine-like protein 1 yields the protein MQVPRLCIGLASMCLFVSAAPPTCYSRILSLSQEIMDSFRSLQTSEPLEPCVEMLPKLYLDIHNYCILTKMRNFIASPKCRKVPQVGALKDKVRSLYIIMNSFCRRDLVFLTDDCVALENATQSLTDPVEIQS from the exons ATGCAGGTCCCAAGGCTCTGCATCGGCCTGGCCTCCATGTGCTTGTTTGTCTCCGCCGCCCCTCCGACCTGCTACTCCAGGATTCTCAGTTTAAGTCAAGAAATCATGGATTCCTTTCGGAGCCTGCAGACCTCTGAGCCCTTG GAACCCTGTGTGGAAATGCTGCCCAAGCTCTATTTGGATATTCAT AATTACTGCATACTGACCAAAATGAGGAACTTCATCGCCTCCCCAAAATGTCGGAAAGTTCCCCAAGTAGGAGCCCTGAAGGATAAAGTCCGGAGTCTATACATCATTATGAACTCATTCTGCAGGAGG gATTTAGTGTTCCTGACAGATGACTGTGTTGCTTTGGAAAACGCCACCCAATCCCTCACCGATCCCGTGGAGATTCAAAGCTAA